The following coding sequences lie in one Salmo salar unplaced genomic scaffold, Ssal_v3.1, whole genome shotgun sequence genomic window:
- the LOC106595643 gene encoding uncharacterized protein C11orf98, with the protein MVKSGTPGGKINRPKTELGKKLYKRRRNLTREKRKRHIKVGAVVDEGLTTIHHLRKRNSSPRANITLSGKKKRKLLKQLQHMKAEKAAVEVEAAPTKAKAAPTKAKAKAAASDEKGAVSQVDVDMADME; encoded by the exons ATGGTGAAGAGTGGTACACCAGGTGGTAAGATCAACAGACCCAAAACA GAGCTGGGCAAGAAGCTCTACAAGCGGAGGAGGAATCTGACCCgtgagaagaggaagagacacaTCAAGGTGGGAGCTGTGGTGGACGAAGGACTCACCACCATCCACCATCTCAGGAAGAGAAA CTCCAGCCCCAGAGCAAACATCACTCTGTCTGGGAAGAAAAAACGCAAGCTGCTCAAACAACTTCAACACATGAAAGCAGAGAAGGCCGCTGTGGAAG ttGAGGCAGCCCCGACGAAGGCGAAGGCAGCCCCGACGAAGGCGAAGGCGAAGGCGGCAGCTAGTGACGAGAAAGGGGCTGTGTCCCAGGTGGATGTGGACATGGCAGATATGGAATGA